From Meles meles chromosome 5, mMelMel3.1 paternal haplotype, whole genome shotgun sequence, one genomic window encodes:
- the LOC123941610 gene encoding histone H1.8-like, which translates to MAPGSFASSGISASSAPLPSTVGSSWLSGSEEPGSSRSAIRGPRRHPPVLRMVLEALQAGEQRRGTSVAAIKLYILQKYPMADSLRFKHLLKQALATGVRRGLLIRPTNSKTRGATGSFKLVPKHKRKVQHRKTSTMTAPRKPSETKEKVPKKPREAKKDPSNPAEVKRGPKKPREARMAPPKPGAAKEKAPKKGGQTKDQEARVSEARKASQQPDKAPWAPPSATGLSEKSKVKGRKKSQGGEAPRKTKAGSQSIKSTVSKGKNGAASPAKKKENHIPKEVIAHVAKEGPKAKASARPRGGGSKTVPEPLARKIEAPKGSRRPGMPTKASSSKLASRKAEA; encoded by the coding sequence ATGGCTCCTGGGAGCTTTGCCTCCAGCGGCATCTCAGCGTCCTCAGCCCCCTTGCCCTCCACAGTGGGGTCATCCTGGCTATCTGGGTCTGAAGAGCCAGGCTCGAGTCGCAGCGCCATCCGAGGGCCTCGCCGCCACCCCCCTGTGCTGCGCATGGTCCTGGAGGCACTGCAGGCCGGAGAGCAGCGCCGGGGCACTTCTGTGGCCGCCATCAAGCTTTACATCCTGCAGAAGTACCCTATGGCGGACAGCCTCCGGTTCAAGCACCTGCTGAAGCAGGCCCTGGCCACGGGCGTGCGCCGCGGTCTGCTCATCAGGCCCACCAACTCCAAGACCAGGGGCGCCACTGGCAGCTTCAAATTGGTTCCCAAGCATAAAAGGAAAGTCCAACACAGGAAGACATCCACCATGACAGCCCCCAGGAAACCCAGTGAGACCAAGGAGAAGGTCCCTAAGAAACCAAGAGAGGCAAAGAAGGACCCTTCCAACCCAGCCGAGGTGAAAAGGGGACCGAAGAAGCCTCGAGAGGCAAGGATGGCTCCTCCCAAACCAGGTGCAGCCAAAGAGAAGGCTCCCAAGAAAGGCGGCCAGACCAAAGACCAAGAGGCAAGAGTGAGTGAGGCCAGGAAGGCCTCTCAACAGCCAGACAAGGCCCCATGGGCTCCTCCCAGTGCCACTGGGCTCAGTGAGAAGTCAAAGGtcaaaggcagaaagaagagcCAGGGTGGTGAGGCCCCCAGGAAGACAAAAGCTGGGAGTCAGAGTATAAAATCCACAGTCTCTAAGGGCAAGAATGGTGCTGCTTCTCCagccaaaaagaaggaaaaccacaTCCCTAAAGAGGTCATTGCCCATGTGGCCAAGGAGGGGCCCAAAGCCAAGGCCTCTGCTCGTCCCAGGGGTGGTGGGTCTAAGACAGTACCTGAACCCCTGGCCAGGAAGATAGAGGCCCCCAAGGGCTCAAGGAGGCCGGGCATGCCCACCAAGGCCTCATCATCCAAACTGGCCAgtaggaaggcagaggcttaa